Below is a window of Tolypothrix bouteillei VB521301 DNA.
GCAACCGGACGCGGGACTATGATTGTTGTACGTGAAGCCCTAGCAGATATAGGTAAATCGTTAGCAGGAGCGCGAGTCGTCATTCAAGGTTTTGGAAATGTAGGTGCAGCCGCAGCTATATTGATGCATCAAGCCGGAGCAAAGATTATTGCTGTTTCTAATGCTGATGGAGGACTTTATTCAGATATTGGGCTGGATATTCCTGCTTTAAAAGACTATGCAGCACAAAACGACAAGAATATTGTTGGTTACCCAAATGCAATACCAATTAGTAATGCCGAGCTATTAACTTTGTCTTGTGATGTTTTGGTTCCTGCAGCGTTAGAGAATCAAATCACGGAGAAAAACGCCCATCAAGTAGACGCAACGATTGTAGCAGAAGCTGCTAATGGTCCTGTCACTCTTGAGGCAAATGAAATTTTAGAAGCTAGAGGTATCACGGTACTACCAGATATTTTGGCTAACGCGGGCGGTGTTGTGGTGAGTTATTTGGAGTGGGTACAAGGTCTTTCTTATGTATTTTGGGATGAAGATCGTGTCAATAGGGAAATGGAATTGCTGATGGTGCAAGCCTATCGTCAAGTCATACAACAATCCGAACAACGTCACATACCTCTGCGGTTAGCTGCATATACTTTGGGTGTTGGTCGCGTTGCTCAAGCACTTCACGATCGCGGTCTGTATCCTTAACCCGTTTCGATGAAGTCAAAACAGACCTCTCTCAAGCCCCTCTCCTCGCAGGCTAAGGTGTACATACAAGTCTTTTAAAGTGCATTCTTACAGATGCGATCGCTCTTAGCTTCCTTTAAAAAAGCTCCGGTGGTGTACACAAGTCTTTTAAAGTGAGTGCATTAAAAGCAGTTTCGATCCCCCCTAGCCCCCCTTAAAAAAGGGGGGAACTGAATTCCAAATCTCCCTTTTCACGATGTTTCATCTCTTTGTTAGAGATCTGTACACCATCGTAGCCGATAAATTGGGGGGCTAAGATACTCAAAAGTCCCCCTTTTTAAGGGGGATTTAGGGGGATCTAAAAAATTATGAGACTAAACAAATATGTGTGAAAACACGGCCTAGCCCCTTTTTAAAGCTACGGTGGCGTACACAAGTCTTTTAAAGTGCATTCTTGCGGATGCGATCGCTCCTAGCTTCCCTTAAAAAGGCTACGGTGGTGTACACAAGTCTTATATAGTGCATTAAAAGCAGTTTCGATCCCCCCTAACCCCCCGATAAATTGGGGGGAAATTGGAATTACCTCCCTGTTATCCAGTACCGGCATTCCCTTGACCCGATGTCAAAGTGGCGATTTGTGAGTCATTACTGGCGCTTAACCGATCGGTTTCAATGGTTAGGTTCCCTGAGTTACCAAGTGCCCCAGAAGCTACATAGTTGTAAATAAAGCCATTCGTAACAGTTGTCGTCCCTCTAGCATTCAGCGTAATATCTCCCGCCTGACTGCTAGCCGATCCAAGATCTGGGTTTATCCCGGCGTACAAGGCACTTGCTGAAATATTTAAGTTTCGGGCGTTAACTGCTATACTACAACCTCCTCCAGCACTTATATCAACATAAGCACCATTGGTGAGTGATACATCTGCACGCGTTAAATTATCGGGAAAATCCAAGCCAAGAAAATTGTTACCATCAGCATTCAGCCCAACCGTTCCTGTTCCAGCCAATCCTCCCAACTCGACTCAACCACCAGAGGCTGTCAGTATCCCGCCATCAGAAGTTATGCTACCGCCCACCAGTTTTAAATTTTGAATTCAAAATTTTTATTTATTTTCTATTTTTCTCAAAAATTGGAATTTACAGTTTTTTCAACAATGCAAAACAACTACAACCTACTGATTGTTGACTCTGTTAATTTTATCTAGAAAAAATTTTTTCAACCCCTCTGCTTTGATATTTGCATATCAAATTAGATATTTTATTATCAAAGACCGTAATACGACAACTGAACTCAAAAAAGTATGAAGATTTTATTCTTGACTTTAAACACTCTTAATTGTAGAAACGAATTAACATCTATTTAATAGCGTCGGTACGCACTTGCGTTCGCGAAAGCCCTTACTTAGGATGTCTAACTCAACCTTATT
It encodes the following:
- a CDS encoding Glu/Leu/Phe/Val family dehydrogenase, with the translated sequence MVSSCEIPLVAPSPAHICPFDQACSYLEQAAKELNLERGLLELLRHPRKVITVSIPVKRDNGEVEVLAGHRVQHCDILGPYKGGTRYHPAVTLQEVSALAMLMTWKCALVGLPYGGAKGGIAIEPKFYSVGELERITRRYTTELIKDIGPSEDIPAPDMGTSAREMAWMMDTYSMNVGHAVPGVVTGKPISIGGSRGREMATGRGTMIVVREALADIGKSLAGARVVIQGFGNVGAAAAILMHQAGAKIIAVSNADGGLYSDIGLDIPALKDYAAQNDKNIVGYPNAIPISNAELLTLSCDVLVPAALENQITEKNAHQVDATIVAEAANGPVTLEANEILEARGITVLPDILANAGGVVVSYLEWVQGLSYVFWDEDRVNREMELLMVQAYRQVIQQSEQRHIPLRLAAYTLGVGRVAQALHDRGLYP